DNA sequence from the Thermodesulfitimonas autotrophica genome:
GTTTTCCAAGGACCAATTGCGCACCCTGCAGATCCTGCACGAAAACCTGGCCCGGATCCTGTCTGGCTTTCTATCCGGCTATCTCCGGACCAACATCAGTATGACGGTCAGTTCTGTTGAGCAGTTTACTTTTGACGATTTCATCCGGTCGTTGCCTATGCCTACGCTTCTGACGATCTTTAGTCTGAAGCCGCTAAAAGGCGTGGCGGTGATGGAGACTAACCTCCATTTTCTTTTTCCGGTTATCGACCTTCTTTTCGGCGGTCCGGGGGAGATGCCGAAGAAGATTAGGGAGCTTACCGATATTGAAGTCTCGGTAGCGAAAAAACTCAGCGCCAAGATCTTAGAGAACCTGAGTTTTGCTTGGTCAGACGTTTTCAAGGTGGAGCCGGAGATCGAGTCGGTGGAAACCAACCCGCGGTTTCAGCAGGTGATTTCGCCGAGCGAAGTGGTGGCGGTTATTACCTTCAGTACCATCGTCGGAAACAGTTCTGGCGGGGTGGTAAACCTCTGTTTCTCCCAGGCCACCCTTGAGCCGCTGCTGGCCCAGCTGCAAAGCTATTATCACGTCCGCCCCGGCGAATCACAGGAAGGAACGGCCAGGGAGGAGCTCCTTTACTGGATCAACCGGATGCCGCTCGAGATAACGGTGGTTACCGGAGAAACCGAGATCACGGTCCGGGAGTTCCTGAATCTCCAGGTAGGCGATGTGGTGCCTCTCAACCGGGGTGTTAACCAGGACATGGACGTATATGTGGGGCGCCAGTTGCGGTACAAGGCTCAGGCGGGAACGGTCGGGCAGTACCTGGCGGTGCAGATAACTTCTTTCGCGGAGGGGGGTGAACTGGTTGGCTGACCGGTTACTGAAGCAGGAGGAGATCGATGCGCTCTTGAGCGGAAATCCGCCTGAGATAACCGGGCCCGACTTACAGGAGGCGCCGGCGCTTAATAACGCCGCTACCGGGACAGGGGGCGCGCTTACCGAGAAGGAGAAAGACGCCCTCGGGGAGATCGGCAACATTTCGATGGGCTCGGCGGCCACCACCCTTTCGGAGTTGTTAAATCAAAAAGTGGTAATTACCAGCCCGCGGGTAGAGGTTACCACTGAGGAGGCGCTGGTCAGTAATTTCACGGTCCCCTACATGATCATTAAGGTAAGGTATACCGAGGGGCTGGCGGGGTTAAGCCTCTTGGTGATTAAGACTGCCGATGTGGCCGTGATTGCGGACCTGATGATGGGAGGGAACGGGCAGAACCCGCCCGCCACGCTGGGAGAACTTGAAATAAGCGCGGTCGCCGAAGCGATGAACCAGATGATGGGCTCGGCGGCTACCGCGATGGCCGACATCTTTAAGCGTACCGTAAATATTGCCCCACCGGAGGTTTCGGTTTTCGATTCGGCGGAGCAAAAGGAATTTGCGTTAGGGCTTGGTGAGGAGATCGTCGTCATCTATTTCCGGATGACGGTGAACGACCTTCTGGATACCGAGATTATGCAGGTTCTCGGGATTGAGACGGCGCGGGAACAGGCGGCGCTTTTGTGGCAGAATTTCTTCCCCGAATCGCCTGCGGCTACTGCCACCGCGTCAGAAAAACAGGATGAGGCCCCGGCAACAGATGCGGGCCCGGTTGTGCCCCCGCCCGAGCCGGCCCGCACACCGGTGCTTCAGGAGGGCCCGCCGGTTTCTTCATCCCTTTCGGTGGACCAGCGGAAATTAGAGCTGATCTTGGATATCCCTCTGAAAGTTACGGTGGTGCTGGGCCGAACCAAGCGGCCCATCAAAGAAATCCTTTCTCTCGGGCCGGGGAGCATCGTAGAACTTGCTGCGCTGGCTAACGAGCCGGTGGAGGTTTTGGTCAACGGAACCCTGGTGGCCAAAGGGGAGGTGGTGGTGGTAAACGAGAATTTCGGTGTCCAGATCACCAGTATCGTGACCCCGCAGGAACGCTTGCAGTATCTTGCCGGAAACAGGTGAAATACCGGGAATAATTTATAGATTGACAGCAAAAGGATGTCCCATTTAATATAGATGAAGATATTACGGGGTGCCGAGGGGCGCCTTTTTGGTAAGGTGGTAGGAGGATGGGGGTTAAAGCGGAGATCCAGAGACAAGGAGTTCCGGTAACAGAAGCCGCGCCGCTTCCGCTGTCATCTGCGATAGCCTTCTGGGGGATAGCGGGGCTTTTATTTTTCACCCCCTTTTTCCGTGGCCTTTTCTTCCCGCCGGAACAGGAAAGGGCGCTAATTGTGGGGGCGTTATCCTTCTGGCTTCTCTACTTTGGCCGGTGGTTACGGCGGAAAACAAGATTTTTCGAACACCCGCTCGATTTCTGGGTCCTCGGGCTACCGGTAGTTTACGTGTTGAGTGCTTTTTGGGCTGTGAACCGTGGCCTGGCGGTAAATGAGATCGTCAAGGCCGCACTCTACTTCGTGGTTTTCTGGACGGTTTCCCGGCTGGTGACCGGGGAGGCGGATATCCGCCGGCTCCTGAAAGTAATCTGGGCCAGCGGCGTCCTGGTTGCTCTGGCGGGCTTGGCTACGGCCACCGAAATCATCTTTATCCGGGACGGTTTCTTGGGCGGCAGGATCTACTCTTCTTTCCAGTACCCCAACGCGCTGGCCAGTTACCTGCTCTGTGTCCTCATCCTGGGCGCTTATCTCTGGGCTTGGGCGCTGGGGCACGAGGCGGGGTTTAAAAACGTCTGGCCGTCCCGCCCGGCCTGGGTGGACCGTCTTCGCCCAGACTCCTATCTCTTTGCGGCGGGTAATTTCCTGATCGCCACCGTTTTCTGGGGCGCAAAGTCGAATGGCGGTATACTTACTCTGCTCGTCATCGCGCCGCTGTTGCTTTTGGGCGTACCAGTGGAGAAGCGGGCGGCGCTTGTCTTACACGCTGTGCAGGTAGGCATCCCCGGCCTTTTGGTCGCACTCCCGTTCGTTAAGGAGGCCACGGCTAAAAACTACGACCTTGCCTGGCTCCTGGTTTTCGCAGGCCTGGTGGTAGCGGTCGGGGCGCAGGTCTTCTACGACCTGGTTATCCGGCCCAAAGGAGTGAAAAAAGTCCGCCTACCGCGCTGGAGCCTGCCGGCCGCGGCCGGAGTCCTGATTGCCGGTGTGGCGGCTGTTTTTCTGGTGCGCCCGGATTTTGGGCATAAGGTCTTATCGCTCATCCACTTCCGGAACGCGGTCGAGCGCTTTTACTTTTACCGGGACGCGCTCGAGATGATTGCGGCACGGCCTTTGCTCGGCTGGGGGGGTGGCGGCTGGCAGGAGGCCTACCGGGCCTACCAGGACTACCTTTATAACTCCACGCAGGTTCACGGCTACTACTTCCAGATTGGGGTCGAGACAGGCATCATCGGCCTCATCGTTATCGGCGGCATCTGGCTCACCTTCCTGCTTTCGGCCCACCGCCTTTACCACGGCGCGCGGGGGAACGAGGAGCGCCGTTTCTTGGTCTGGGTGCTGACGGTGGGCGCTTTAGGTGTGGGGCTGCACGCGGCCATCGACTTTAACCTTTCCCTTTCCGCCCTGGCCCTCGTTCTTTTCGCGATTTTCGGTATGGTTGCGGGACTCGCGCGGCCGGAGGAAAAAGTTGTGGTGGCCAAGCGCCCGAAGAAGGTCCAGGAGCCGGTAAACACGGCGCCGCTCATAGCCGTGACCAC
Encoded proteins:
- the fliY gene encoding flagellar motor switch phosphatase FliY, which codes for MADRLLKQEEIDALLSGNPPEITGPDLQEAPALNNAATGTGGALTEKEKDALGEIGNISMGSAATTLSELLNQKVVITSPRVEVTTEEALVSNFTVPYMIIKVRYTEGLAGLSLLVIKTADVAVIADLMMGGNGQNPPATLGELEISAVAEAMNQMMGSAATAMADIFKRTVNIAPPEVSVFDSAEQKEFALGLGEEIVVIYFRMTVNDLLDTEIMQVLGIETAREQAALLWQNFFPESPAATATASEKQDEAPATDAGPVVPPPEPARTPVLQEGPPVSSSLSVDQRKLELILDIPLKVTVVLGRTKRPIKEILSLGPGSIVELAALANEPVEVLVNGTLVAKGEVVVVNENFGVQITSIVTPQERLQYLAGNR
- the fliM gene encoding flagellar motor switch protein FliM; amino-acid sequence: MPDILSQAEIDALLAALSTGQIKPEEAPVQTAISGVKKYDFRRPNKFSKDQLRTLQILHENLARILSGFLSGYLRTNISMTVSSVEQFTFDDFIRSLPMPTLLTIFSLKPLKGVAVMETNLHFLFPVIDLLFGGPGEMPKKIRELTDIEVSVAKKLSAKILENLSFAWSDVFKVEPEIESVETNPRFQQVISPSEVVAVITFSTIVGNSSGGVVNLCFSQATLEPLLAQLQSYYHVRPGESQEGTAREELLYWINRMPLEITVVTGETEITVREFLNLQVGDVVPLNRGVNQDMDVYVGRQLRYKAQAGTVGQYLAVQITSFAEGGELVG
- a CDS encoding tetratricopeptide repeat protein; the encoded protein is MGVKAEIQRQGVPVTEAAPLPLSSAIAFWGIAGLLFFTPFFRGLFFPPEQERALIVGALSFWLLYFGRWLRRKTRFFEHPLDFWVLGLPVVYVLSAFWAVNRGLAVNEIVKAALYFVVFWTVSRLVTGEADIRRLLKVIWASGVLVALAGLATATEIIFIRDGFLGGRIYSSFQYPNALASYLLCVLILGAYLWAWALGHEAGFKNVWPSRPAWVDRLRPDSYLFAAGNFLIATVFWGAKSNGGILTLLVIAPLLLLGVPVEKRAALVLHAVQVGIPGLLVALPFVKEATAKNYDLAWLLVFAGLVVAVGAQVFYDLVIRPKGVKKVRLPRWSLPAAAGVLIAGVAAVFLVRPDFGHKVLSLIHFRNAVERFYFYRDALEMIAARPLLGWGGGGWQEAYRAYQDYLYNSTQVHGYYFQIGVETGIIGLIVIGGIWLTFLLSAHRLYHGARGNEERRFLVWVLTVGALGVGLHAAIDFNLSLSALALVLFAIFGMVAGLARPEEKVVVAKRPKKVQEPVNTAPLIAVTTAAVLLVAGSFSLALAGDYALEANMALAKNDIAGAQKKLERARVFNPFDADCDALLGRIYMSQGDAAAAIRAAEAALAKSRYSAVKHAELGTAYMNAGRYEAAVAEARQAVAMAPFQVQWYENLARTALNAGYLELRARQQEKARAFFEQAAAVPGEIKRRMATVTPQERKLWVVAPLMEPTPAVNISAGGALYFLGRFPEAAEILQNALKEVEREGVADQEKEMYAEGCLWLALASEKQGRMSLKEEYMKKGREAVPAVEEWYKYTVQLPVLGAAKK